The proteins below are encoded in one region of Sphingobacterium sp. R2:
- a CDS encoding metallophosphoesterase, whose amino-acid sequence MKIHIISDLHREFGYNDINLWIADVLVLAEDTDLGVKGISWLKSLSLDIPIIYVLGNHEYYKGAYPKTLIKIKDAASNSNIHVLENESLEIDHVCFHGCTLWTDFSLKGNPVV is encoded by the coding sequence ATGAAAATTCATATCATTAGCGACCTACATAGAGAATTTGGATACAATGATATAAATCTATGGATAGCTGATGTTCTTGTTTTGGCCGAAGATACTGATCTAGGGGTTAAAGGGATCAGCTGGCTCAAATCACTTTCTTTGGATATACCGATCATCTATGTGCTGGGCAATCACGAGTATTATAAAGGAGCCTATCCGAAAACACTAATTAAGATCAAGGATGCTGCGAGCAATTCAAATATCCATGTGCTGGAAAATGAATCTTTGGAGATAGACCACGTTTGTTTCCATGGCTGCACACTCTGGACTGATTTTTCCTTAAAAGGCAATCCTGTAGTTTAA